A window of the Acidovorax sp. YS12 genome harbors these coding sequences:
- a CDS encoding MBL fold metallo-hydrolase has protein sequence MNRSTAPLHYPLGDQLPPAGHTLDVAPGVKWVRMPLPFALDHINLWLLRDRVEGAHGPVEGWTVVDCCIASDAARGHWEHLFAHALDGLPVLRVVVTHMHPDHIGLADWLCQRWNARLWISATDYYTAVVASQGTPAFSSETATDFYAAHGLNDAPFLDHVRARGSYYPTLVPSLPRQFRRLLDGDVLRIGGRAWHCSAGHGHAPEHMALHCPELDVLISGDMVLPRISTNVSVYASEPEADPLTLFLASLDRLRALPQDTLVLPSHGKPFQGLHARIEQLHAHHAQHLDTVLAACARQPQSARDIMPLLFQRPLDAHQTTFAIGEALAHLHALWHRGELRRQVERDGVFRFSTAP, from the coding sequence ATGAACCGCTCCACCGCCCCCCTCCACTACCCCCTTGGCGACCAGTTGCCCCCGGCAGGCCACACGCTCGACGTGGCACCCGGCGTGAAGTGGGTGCGCATGCCGCTGCCGTTCGCGCTCGACCACATCAACCTCTGGCTGCTGCGCGACCGCGTCGAGGGCGCGCACGGCCCCGTCGAGGGCTGGACGGTGGTGGACTGCTGTATCGCCTCGGACGCGGCGCGCGGCCATTGGGAGCACCTGTTCGCGCATGCGCTCGACGGCCTGCCCGTCCTGCGCGTGGTCGTCACCCACATGCACCCGGACCACATCGGCCTGGCGGACTGGCTGTGCCAGCGCTGGAACGCGCGGCTGTGGATCAGCGCCACGGACTACTACACCGCCGTCGTCGCCAGCCAGGGTACGCCCGCCTTCAGCAGCGAAACGGCGACGGACTTCTACGCGGCGCACGGCCTGAACGATGCGCCCTTCCTGGATCACGTGCGTGCGCGCGGCAGCTACTACCCCACCCTGGTTCCCAGCCTGCCCCGGCAGTTCCGCCGCCTGCTCGACGGCGACGTGCTGCGCATCGGCGGCCGCGCCTGGCACTGCAGCGCCGGCCACGGCCACGCCCCGGAGCACATGGCGCTGCACTGCCCGGAGCTGGACGTGCTCATCAGCGGCGACATGGTGCTGCCGCGCATCTCGACCAACGTCAGCGTCTATGCCTCCGAGCCCGAGGCGGACCCGCTCACGCTGTTCCTGGCCTCGCTGGACCGCCTGCGCGCGCTGCCGCAGGACACGCTGGTCCTGCCCTCGCACGGCAAGCCGTTCCAGGGCCTGCATGCCCGGATCGAGCAATTGCACGCGCACCATGCCCAGCACCTGGACACGGTGCTGGCGGCCTGCGCGCGGCAGCCGCAGTCGGCCCGGGACATCATGCCGCTGCTCTTCCAGCGCCCGCTCGACGCGCACCAGACCACCTTCGCCATCGGCGAGGCACTGGCGCACCTGCATGCGCTATGGCACCGGGGCGAACTGCGGCGCCAGGTGGAGCGCGATGGCGTGTTCCGCTTCTCCACTGCCCCATAG
- a CDS encoding glucose 1-dehydrogenase, with translation MNRLQGKTALITGAGSGLGLATAQCFAQEGARVVLTDIDHARVQAEAQRLCAAGHDAVALAHDVTQEADWDRVIAAAGALDVLVNNAGVGRLGSIEDASLQDWRAVLEINLDGVFLGTQKAIATMKERGGSIINVSSIEGIVGEPNLAAYNASKGGVRLLTKSAALHCAAQGYGIRVNSLHLGYIATPMVTGALAAMPADVAQALQADIVSRIPLGRLALADEIAPALVFMASDESRYMTGAELVIDGGYTAR, from the coding sequence ATGAACCGACTGCAAGGCAAGACGGCCCTGATCACCGGCGCGGGCAGCGGCCTGGGCCTGGCCACCGCGCAATGTTTTGCGCAAGAGGGCGCGCGCGTCGTGCTGACCGACATCGACCACGCCCGGGTGCAGGCCGAGGCCCAGCGCCTCTGCGCGGCGGGCCACGATGCGGTGGCACTGGCGCATGACGTGACGCAGGAGGCTGACTGGGACCGCGTGATCGCTGCGGCGGGGGCGCTGGACGTGCTGGTCAACAACGCTGGCGTGGGGCGGCTGGGCAGCATCGAGGATGCCAGCCTGCAGGACTGGCGCGCCGTGCTGGAGATCAACCTCGACGGCGTCTTCCTCGGCACGCAAAAGGCCATCGCCACCATGAAGGAGCGGGGCGGCTCGATCATCAACGTGTCTTCCATCGAAGGCATCGTCGGCGAGCCCAACCTGGCGGCCTACAACGCCAGCAAGGGCGGCGTGCGCCTGCTGACCAAATCCGCCGCGCTGCACTGCGCCGCGCAGGGCTATGGCATCCGCGTGAACTCGCTGCACCTCGGCTACATCGCCACGCCCATGGTCACCGGCGCGCTGGCCGCCATGCCCGCCGACGTAGCGCAGGCGCTGCAGGCCGACATCGTCAGCCGCATTCCGCTGGGCCGCCTCGCGCTGGCCGATGAGATCGCGCCGGCGCTGGTGTTCATGGCGTCGGACGAGTCGCGCTACATGACGGGTGCGGAGCTGGTCATCGATGGCGGCTACACCGCGCGCTGA
- a CDS encoding AMP-binding protein encodes MTAYADNILAGMVANRAAELPDFAVLTIEGGGGTRADEVRSYRQLWDNGRRMAQVMLDLGIQPGERIALLMANHAEFVEAMVAASIVGAAVVPIDARTKGDKLHFLLASSQCSAAFAADYALPHLQPLRPRLGGLRWVMAFATDEGDRPLSAWDGVVDWEAAAPLAPPDLPILTTDPDSALELIFTSGTTGDPKGIVLTHRRYCETAALALRLFGYRADDVLYSGLSLTHANAQLLTLGAALACRLRCVLSRRFTKSRLWDITRRYGATSFTLLGGMTTAVYAEPPQASDADNPVRFVISAGMPAAIWQDFQKRFGVQILEFYGAAEGGLTFNYPGQGPVGSIGQPPPTLRHRIVDEAGNDVPRGQQGELLFRHASGEPFAVEYFGNPEASAKKCADGWLHMGDVVHEDAEGWLYFDYRQGSGIRRNGEFIATAFIEKAIAESGLVDDVYVYGIASARLAPGEKEVVAAVVPKDAAAFDAQQLFAICRQQLEAGMVPDGIQVLAQIPKTASEKPQDRFLLEAFEREPQAMHRRAG; translated from the coding sequence ATGACCGCATACGCAGACAACATCCTGGCGGGCATGGTGGCCAACCGCGCCGCCGAGCTGCCGGACTTCGCGGTGCTGACCATCGAGGGCGGCGGCGGCACGCGCGCCGACGAGGTGCGTAGCTACCGCCAGCTCTGGGACAACGGGCGGCGCATGGCCCAAGTCATGCTCGATCTGGGCATCCAGCCCGGTGAACGCATCGCGCTGCTCATGGCCAACCACGCCGAGTTCGTCGAGGCCATGGTGGCCGCCAGCATCGTGGGCGCCGCCGTGGTGCCCATCGACGCGCGCACCAAGGGCGACAAGCTGCACTTCCTGCTGGCGAGCAGCCAGTGCAGCGCCGCCTTCGCCGCCGACTACGCGCTGCCCCATTTGCAGCCGCTGCGCCCACGGTTGGGCGGCCTGCGCTGGGTGATGGCCTTTGCCACCGACGAGGGCGACCGGCCCCTGTCCGCCTGGGACGGCGTGGTGGATTGGGAGGCCGCCGCGCCGCTGGCCCCGCCCGATCTGCCCATCCTGACCACCGACCCGGACAGTGCGCTCGAACTCATCTTCACCTCCGGCACCACGGGCGACCCCAAGGGCATCGTGCTGACGCACCGGCGCTACTGCGAAACGGCGGCGCTGGCGCTGCGCCTGTTTGGCTACCGCGCGGACGACGTGCTGTACTCCGGCCTGTCGCTCACACACGCCAACGCCCAGCTCCTCACCCTGGGCGCGGCGCTGGCCTGCCGCCTGCGCTGCGTGCTCTCGCGGCGCTTCACCAAGTCGCGCCTGTGGGACATCACGCGCCGCTACGGCGCCACCAGCTTCACGCTGCTGGGCGGCATGACCACGGCGGTCTATGCCGAGCCGCCCCAGGCCAGCGATGCCGACAACCCGGTGCGCTTCGTCATCTCGGCGGGCATGCCAGCGGCGATCTGGCAGGACTTCCAGAAGCGCTTCGGCGTGCAGATCCTGGAGTTCTACGGCGCGGCCGAAGGAGGGCTCACCTTCAACTATCCCGGCCAGGGCCCGGTGGGCAGCATCGGCCAACCGCCGCCCACGCTGCGCCACCGCATCGTGGATGAGGCGGGCAACGACGTGCCGCGCGGCCAGCAGGGTGAGCTGCTGTTCCGCCATGCCAGCGGCGAGCCCTTTGCCGTGGAGTACTTCGGCAACCCCGAGGCTTCCGCGAAGAAATGCGCCGACGGCTGGCTGCACATGGGCGACGTGGTGCACGAGGACGCCGAGGGCTGGCTCTACTTCGACTACCGCCAGGGCAGCGGCATCCGGCGCAACGGCGAGTTCATCGCCACCGCCTTCATCGAGAAGGCCATCGCCGAATCCGGCCTGGTGGACGACGTGTACGTCTACGGCATCGCCAGCGCGCGGCTGGCACCGGGCGAGAAGGAAGTCGTGGCCGCCGTGGTGCCCAAGGACGCGGCGGCGTTCGACGCGCAGCAACTCTTCGCCATTTGCCGCCAGCAGTTGGAGGCGGGCATGGTGCCTGATGGCATCCAGGTGCTGGCGCAGATTCCAAAGACCGCGTCGGAGAAGCCGCAGGACCGTTTTCTGCTCGAAGCCTTCGAACGCGAGCCGCAGGCCATGCACCGGCGCGCAGGCTGA
- a CDS encoding thiolase family protein has product MDSIYIAGAGMTPFGRHLAWSVKDLTRQAVEAALRDAGCERAQLQAAYFANATQGHMEGQHMVRGQLALRAMGVRGIPVVNVENACASASTALHLAVQHVQSGAADVVLAVGAEKMCSDDKARMFAAFDGAWDVHDTEAGKARLLAMGEGVAPPPGSQSPRPYSVFMDIYAAMGRLHMRAFGTTQRQFAAVAAKNHAHSVHNPLAQYREAMNVEQVLAAPPISYPLTLPMCSPVSDGAAAAIVCNAAGLARLRGDARRAIRVLGCVLQTGSEREAADLENHLVRKAAHRLYEQAGVAPQDVGVAEVHDATAIGEILQSELLGLVPPGQGGPAAERGETTLGGRIPINPSGGLESKGHPIGATGLGQVFELVTQLRGEAGARQVPGARIALAENGGGLAGVEEAVACLTLLGR; this is encoded by the coding sequence GTGGATTCGATCTACATCGCCGGCGCCGGCATGACGCCATTCGGCCGCCACCTGGCCTGGAGCGTGAAAGACCTCACGCGCCAGGCTGTGGAGGCCGCGCTGCGGGACGCCGGGTGCGAGCGCGCCCAGCTCCAGGCCGCCTACTTCGCCAACGCCACGCAGGGCCACATGGAAGGCCAGCACATGGTGCGCGGCCAGCTCGCGCTGCGCGCCATGGGGGTGCGGGGCATCCCCGTGGTCAACGTGGAGAACGCCTGCGCCAGCGCCAGCACGGCGCTGCACCTGGCCGTGCAGCACGTGCAAAGCGGCGCGGCCGACGTGGTGCTGGCCGTGGGCGCCGAGAAGATGTGCAGCGACGACAAGGCGCGCATGTTCGCCGCCTTCGACGGTGCCTGGGACGTGCACGACACCGAGGCTGGCAAGGCCCGCCTGCTTGCCATGGGCGAGGGCGTCGCGCCGCCGCCGGGCAGCCAGTCGCCGCGCCCGTACAGCGTGTTCATGGACATCTACGCTGCCATGGGCCGCCTGCACATGCGCGCCTTCGGCACCACGCAGCGGCAGTTCGCAGCGGTGGCGGCCAAGAACCACGCGCACTCGGTGCACAACCCGCTGGCGCAGTACCGCGAGGCGATGAACGTCGAGCAGGTGCTGGCCGCGCCGCCCATCAGCTACCCGCTCACGCTGCCCATGTGCTCGCCGGTGAGCGACGGCGCGGCGGCGGCCATCGTCTGCAACGCGGCGGGCCTGGCGCGCCTGCGGGGCGACGCGCGTCGCGCCATCCGCGTGCTGGGCTGCGTGCTGCAAACCGGCAGCGAGCGCGAGGCCGCCGACTTGGAGAACCACCTGGTGCGCAAGGCCGCGCACCGGCTCTACGAACAGGCGGGCGTGGCCCCGCAGGACGTGGGCGTGGCCGAGGTGCACGACGCCACCGCCATCGGCGAGATCCTGCAGTCCGAACTGCTGGGCCTGGTGCCCCCAGGCCAGGGCGGCCCCGCCGCCGAGCGCGGCGAAACCACGCTGGGCGGGCGCATCCCCATCAACCCCTCGGGCGGGCTGGAGAGCAAGGGCCACCCCATCGGCGCGACGGGGCTGGGGCAGGTCTTTGAACTGGTCACGCAGTTGCGCGGCGAGGCCGGGGCGCGCCAGGTGCCGGGCGCGCGCATCGCGCTGGCGGAAAACGGCGGTGGCCTGGCGGGCGTGGAGGAGGCCGTGGCCTGCCTCACGCTGCTGGGCCGTTGA
- a CDS encoding saccharopine dehydrogenase NADP-binding domain-containing protein — translation MTTQYQVVLYGASGYTGKLAAWKLAERGIPFIAAGRNADRLKAEMAAIPELEGHDYQCVGVAHDRASLTELLRGRKVVLNIVGPFMQLGEPVVQAALDAGCHYFDTTGETDWMLFLQKEYGAAFARKELALCPANSYMWTEGAIAAEIALETPGIDTLDLMYYGDAQISVASTMSFLRMCTKPMYHLQGGELVQWPWAQAYDVVVPGVHRIVKGMPWGGAGEPVWYHGDPRVKNCQVLFSLGNQEMMMTVLGILQQFEKDHRHLDAAAQELVTNAIGQQITQAEPPRETPEIHRGMVSCQARGNTQAVSVILRGGCAYAQTGVFAAEAAQRVLGKRLKAVGFGSGARILGARQLLAAQADEGYLSWEVQRL, via the coding sequence ATGACAACGCAATACCAAGTCGTCCTCTACGGCGCCAGCGGCTACACCGGCAAGCTCGCCGCCTGGAAGCTCGCCGAGCGCGGCATTCCCTTCATCGCGGCCGGGCGCAATGCCGATCGTTTGAAAGCCGAGATGGCCGCGATTCCCGAACTCGAAGGCCACGACTACCAGTGCGTGGGCGTGGCGCACGACCGCGCCAGCCTCACTGAGCTGCTGCGCGGCCGCAAGGTGGTGCTCAACATCGTCGGCCCCTTCATGCAACTGGGCGAGCCGGTGGTGCAGGCGGCGCTGGACGCGGGCTGCCACTACTTCGACACCACGGGCGAGACGGACTGGATGCTGTTCCTGCAAAAGGAGTACGGCGCCGCGTTCGCGCGCAAGGAGCTGGCGCTGTGCCCGGCCAATTCGTACATGTGGACCGAGGGCGCCATCGCCGCCGAGATCGCGCTGGAGACCCCCGGCATCGACACGCTGGACCTGATGTACTACGGCGACGCGCAGATCAGCGTGGCCTCGACCATGTCCTTCCTGCGCATGTGTACCAAGCCCATGTACCACCTGCAGGGCGGCGAATTGGTGCAGTGGCCCTGGGCGCAGGCCTATGACGTGGTGGTGCCCGGCGTGCACCGCATCGTCAAGGGGATGCCCTGGGGCGGCGCGGGCGAGCCCGTGTGGTACCACGGGGATCCGCGCGTGAAGAACTGCCAGGTGCTGTTCTCCCTGGGCAACCAGGAAATGATGATGACCGTGCTGGGCATCCTGCAGCAGTTCGAGAAAGACCACCGCCACCTGGACGCCGCCGCGCAGGAACTGGTGACCAACGCCATCGGCCAGCAGATCACCCAGGCCGAGCCGCCGCGCGAGACGCCGGAGATCCACCGCGGCATGGTGTCGTGCCAGGCGCGCGGCAACACGCAGGCGGTCAGCGTGATTCTGCGCGGCGGCTGCGCCTATGCGCAGACCGGCGTGTTCGCCGCCGAGGCCGCGCAGCGCGTGCTGGGCAAACGGCTCAAGGCCGTGGGCTTCGGCTCGGGCGCGCGCATCCTGGGCGCGCGCCAGCTGCTCGCGGCGCAGGCGGACGAGGGCTACCTGTCCTGGGAAGTCCAGCGCCTCTGA
- a CDS encoding acyl-CoA dehydrogenase: MAYVPLTPLGAEPDFSDTAAAVQATARRFAREVLRPVGRELDRMAPEEVIAPGSPLWGVYAQFAALGFGVDDLLAMEPAERARTMAILFEELGWGDSGLAISIGAGLIPAIVSAILGNAFCRGIATDDKLGCWMITEPDHGSDALDPARMIFHPQGAYGRPNCVVTIRGDELVITGQKSAWVSNGTIGQVGILYAACDSGSGPDTQHGAVVIVPMDARGITRGKPLDKMGQRALNQGEIYFDNVRLSKAHLLAGPEQYQQATYLVHTLANGLMSAVFTGCARSAYDLALGYAHERKAGGVPIIRHQAVAQRLFHMFRKVEASCALSRRVLHYNFQAPVMALQAAMAAKVTATQTAFEVASESVQMHGGNGLARDYPVEKILRDARASLIEDGCNEILAIKGGYHLIDPDLL; encoded by the coding sequence ATGGCCTACGTTCCCTTGACACCGCTGGGCGCCGAGCCCGATTTTTCCGACACCGCCGCCGCCGTCCAGGCCACCGCGCGGCGCTTTGCCCGCGAGGTGCTGCGCCCCGTGGGCCGCGAACTTGATCGCATGGCGCCCGAGGAGGTGATTGCCCCCGGCTCGCCGCTGTGGGGCGTGTACGCCCAGTTCGCCGCGTTAGGCTTTGGCGTGGACGATTTGCTGGCCATGGAGCCTGCCGAGCGCGCCCGCACCATGGCCATCCTGTTCGAGGAGCTGGGCTGGGGCGACTCGGGCTTGGCGATCTCGATCGGCGCGGGGCTGATCCCGGCCATCGTCAGCGCCATCCTGGGCAATGCGTTCTGCCGCGGCATCGCCACGGACGACAAGCTGGGCTGCTGGATGATCACCGAGCCCGACCACGGCAGCGACGCGCTGGACCCGGCGCGCATGATCTTCCACCCCCAGGGCGCGTACGGGCGGCCCAACTGCGTGGTGACGATCCGGGGCGACGAGCTGGTCATCACCGGCCAGAAATCCGCCTGGGTGTCCAACGGCACCATCGGCCAGGTCGGCATCCTCTACGCCGCCTGCGACAGCGGCAGCGGGCCGGACACGCAGCACGGCGCCGTGGTCATCGTGCCCATGGACGCGCGCGGCATCACGCGCGGCAAGCCGCTGGACAAGATGGGCCAACGCGCGCTCAACCAGGGCGAGATCTACTTCGACAACGTGCGCCTGTCCAAGGCACATTTGCTGGCCGGGCCGGAGCAATACCAGCAGGCCACCTACCTGGTGCACACGCTGGCCAACGGGCTGATGTCGGCGGTCTTCACCGGCTGCGCGCGCTCGGCCTACGACCTGGCGCTGGGCTACGCGCACGAGCGCAAGGCCGGCGGCGTGCCCATCATCCGCCACCAGGCGGTGGCGCAGCGGCTGTTCCACATGTTCCGCAAGGTGGAGGCATCGTGCGCGCTCTCGCGCCGGGTGCTGCACTACAACTTCCAGGCCCCGGTGATGGCGCTGCAGGCGGCCATGGCGGCCAAGGTGACGGCCACGCAGACGGCGTTCGAGGTGGCCAGCGAATCGGTGCAGATGCACGGCGGCAATGGCCTGGCGCGCGACTACCCGGTGGAAAAAATCCTGCGCGACGCGCGCGCCTCGCTCATCGAGGACGGGTGCAACGAAATCCTCGCCATCAAGGGCGGCTACCACCTCATCGACCCCGACCTGCTCTGA
- a CDS encoding LuxR family transcriptional regulator — MRPPPGAIARPRLDAVRAQALQVRLVTLTAPGGFGKSTLAATWVAHWQAEGHHCTWLSLSQDDDEPARFLHSLAQALQRLGQGVGGAALALLQGRALAPARAVVPLLLNDLESFDGEAVLVLDDYQWLHESGIHEALAFLIAHAPPQFHVVITSRVVPPLALARLRAHGQWLDVDAAALRFDAEETARFLATACAQAPTPEQAALLHAGTEGWAAALRLAALGHSLGGAFGTGGAGGGSSVFATLFEDLLESLPPPTVRFMAQTAVLERIHPSLCDAVCESADSAAQIDVLLQYHLLTEPMDGEGRWLRYHPLLREHLLGRVAQRLGVDPRLMHRRAAHWFAAQGAWTDAVRHALQAGDSQQAIAWLAHCCMALVKSGDLLTLLGWRRQLPPELLRTQPQVQLAVAWGLALAMRFAEAGPLLDEIERATHQALAGQALHDTLGECLAIRAVNTALQDDTLQAHAIARQWHERGHAGDAFTRNAMSNVMRYVHWKSGDLVRVYEQPWVATPPGDEQQIAFSTVYRHTLLGCIELQRARLGLAERHAREALRCAHSHGGAQSVSMALAAPLMAQLHYQQGRHEEAGDLLAPLMPLIDNTAMHEAMVQAYQVLANTAYRQRRHAQAFELLERAEALGYNRGWDRLVGAMLLERIRLLVFEGRLDEARATAIRLQRLAVHAHAEPPCARSDLLVLRDIALARMALADQRIGEARQAFARLLQAAQDAAQDLRALQIGACLAIAHMAAGEQEACFAQLRATLQDAQRSGALRSVLDEGDELRGLLARFLVSRECSGECVDLVRHLMAAAPATAAVQSALTEREARVIGLVAQGCSNKEIARALAISAETVKTHLKHIFEKLGVQQRSQAVLMARSLGLMDIVIPQ, encoded by the coding sequence ATGCGCCCGCCCCCCGGCGCCATCGCGCGGCCGCGCCTGGACGCCGTGCGCGCCCAGGCGCTGCAGGTCCGGCTGGTCACGCTCACAGCCCCCGGCGGCTTCGGCAAGAGCACCCTGGCCGCCACCTGGGTGGCGCATTGGCAGGCCGAGGGGCACCACTGCACCTGGCTGAGCCTGTCGCAGGACGACGACGAACCCGCGCGCTTCCTGCACAGCCTGGCCCAGGCCCTGCAGCGCCTGGGCCAGGGCGTGGGCGGTGCGGCGCTGGCCCTGCTGCAAGGCCGGGCGCTGGCGCCCGCACGCGCCGTGGTGCCGCTGCTGCTCAACGACCTGGAGTCCTTCGACGGCGAGGCCGTCCTGGTGCTGGACGACTACCAGTGGCTGCACGAGAGCGGCATCCACGAGGCGCTGGCGTTCCTCATCGCCCATGCGCCGCCCCAGTTCCACGTCGTCATCACCTCGCGCGTGGTGCCGCCGCTGGCGCTGGCGCGGCTGCGCGCACACGGGCAGTGGCTCGACGTGGACGCCGCCGCGCTGCGCTTCGACGCGGAGGAGACCGCCCGCTTCCTGGCCACGGCCTGCGCCCAGGCGCCCACGCCGGAGCAGGCCGCGCTCTTGCACGCCGGCACCGAGGGCTGGGCCGCCGCCCTGCGCCTGGCCGCGCTCGGCCACAGCCTGGGCGGCGCCTTCGGCACCGGCGGCGCCGGGGGCGGCTCATCGGTCTTCGCCACCCTCTTCGAGGACCTGCTGGAGAGCCTGCCGCCGCCCACCGTGCGCTTCATGGCGCAGACGGCGGTGCTCGAACGCATCCACCCCAGCCTGTGCGACGCCGTGTGCGAGAGCGCGGACAGCGCCGCGCAGATCGACGTGCTGCTGCAGTACCACCTGCTGACCGAGCCCATGGACGGCGAGGGCCGCTGGCTGCGCTACCACCCCCTGCTGCGCGAGCACCTGCTCGGCCGCGTGGCCCAGCGCCTGGGCGTGGACCCGCGCCTGATGCACCGGCGCGCGGCGCACTGGTTCGCCGCGCAGGGCGCGTGGACCGACGCCGTGCGCCACGCCCTGCAGGCGGGCGACAGCCAGCAGGCCATCGCGTGGCTGGCGCACTGCTGCATGGCGCTGGTGAAGTCGGGCGACCTGCTCACGCTGCTGGGCTGGCGCAGGCAACTGCCGCCCGAGCTGCTGCGCACGCAGCCCCAGGTGCAGCTCGCCGTGGCCTGGGGGCTGGCGCTGGCCATGCGCTTCGCCGAGGCCGGCCCCCTGCTGGACGAGATCGAGCGCGCCACGCACCAGGCGCTCGCGGGCCAGGCCCTGCACGACACGCTGGGCGAATGCCTGGCGATCCGCGCCGTCAACACCGCGCTGCAGGACGACACCCTCCAGGCCCACGCCATCGCGCGGCAGTGGCACGAACGCGGCCACGCGGGCGACGCCTTCACACGCAACGCCATGTCCAACGTCATGCGCTACGTGCATTGGAAATCCGGCGACCTGGTGCGGGTGTACGAGCAGCCCTGGGTGGCCACCCCGCCCGGGGACGAGCAGCAGATCGCCTTCTCCACGGTGTACCGGCACACGCTGCTGGGCTGCATCGAGCTGCAGAGGGCACGCCTGGGCCTGGCCGAGCGCCACGCCCGCGAGGCGCTGCGCTGCGCGCACAGCCACGGCGGCGCGCAATCGGTGTCCATGGCGCTGGCCGCGCCGCTGATGGCCCAGTTGCACTACCAGCAGGGCCGGCACGAAGAGGCCGGGGACCTGCTCGCGCCGCTCATGCCGCTGATCGACAACACCGCCATGCACGAGGCCATGGTCCAGGCCTACCAGGTGCTGGCGAACACGGCGTACCGGCAGAGGCGCCACGCCCAGGCCTTCGAGCTGCTGGAGCGCGCCGAGGCCCTGGGCTACAACCGCGGCTGGGACCGGCTGGTGGGCGCCATGCTGCTCGAACGCATCCGCCTGCTGGTCTTCGAGGGGCGGCTCGACGAGGCGCGCGCCACCGCCATCCGCCTGCAGCGCCTGGCGGTCCATGCGCACGCCGAGCCGCCGTGCGCGCGCTCGGACCTGCTGGTGCTGCGCGACATCGCCCTGGCGCGCATGGCGCTGGCCGACCAGCGCATCGGCGAAGCGCGCCAGGCGTTCGCCCGCCTGCTGCAGGCCGCGCAGGACGCGGCGCAGGACCTGCGCGCGCTACAAATCGGCGCCTGCCTGGCCATCGCCCACATGGCCGCGGGCGAGCAGGAGGCGTGCTTCGCCCAACTGCGCGCCACCTTGCAGGATGCACAGCGCAGCGGCGCGTTGCGCAGTGTGCTCGACGAAGGCGATGAACTGCGTGGCCTGCTGGCGCGTTTTCTGGTTTCCAGGGAGTGCAGCGGTGAATGCGTGGACCTCGTACGTCACCTGATGGCCGCCGCGCCCGCCACGGCCGCGGTACAAAGCGCACTCACCGAACGCGAAGCCCGGGTAATCGGACTGGTCGCGCAGGGTTGCTCCAACAAGGAGATCGCACGCGCCCTTGCCATTTCCGCCGAGACTGTCAAAACCCACCTCAAGCACATCTTCGAGAAGCTGGGCGTGCAGCAACGCTCTCAGGCAGTGCTGATGGCGCGCTCGCTGGGCTTGATGGATATCGTTATCCCGCAATAA
- a CDS encoding MerR family DNA-binding transcriptional regulator gives MASTTTYTISDLAKEFDLTTRAMRFYEDMGLLRPERTGPGGRNRTYSPRDRTRLKLTLRAKRLGLSLTEAKEIIDLYDSPRDTNMQLQKFLDVLAQHRRQLEEQMADLQANLDEVKEHEKEARALLAGTGKNPA, from the coding sequence ATGGCCAGCACCACCACCTACACCATCAGCGACCTTGCCAAGGAATTCGACCTCACCACGCGCGCCATGCGCTTCTACGAGGACATGGGCCTGCTGCGGCCCGAGCGCACCGGGCCGGGCGGGCGCAACCGCACCTACAGCCCGCGCGACCGCACGCGCCTGAAGCTGACGCTGCGCGCCAAGCGCCTGGGCCTGTCGCTGACGGAAGCCAAGGAAATCATCGACCTGTACGACAGCCCGCGCGATACCAACATGCAGCTGCAGAAGTTCCTCGACGTGCTGGCACAGCACCGCCGGCAGCTGGAGGAACAGATGGCGGACCTGCAGGCCAACCTCGATGAAGTCAAGGAACACGAGAAAGAGGCGCGCGCCCTGCTGGCCGGGACGGGGAAAAATCCCGCATAA
- a CDS encoding SDR family oxidoreductase, producing MTQRKSIFITGAASGIGRQTALLFAARGWYVGLADIDAEGLAQLAREIGADHCHTLALDVTDVPQYRAAIDAFTRWTGGRLDVLFNNAGILRMGRNEDIPLAQQHLTLDINVKGVLNGIHCALPALRATPGAHIVTMCSTSALYGMPELAVYSASKHAVHGLTEALDLELERYGITVSDVMAPYVNTPMVTAAATQAHSVRSTGVNVQPQQVAEVVWKAAHGRKRHWKVHYLTHVLAAAFALLPPLRRPVVKALCLGR from the coding sequence ATGACGCAGCGGAAATCCATCTTCATCACCGGCGCCGCCTCCGGCATCGGCCGCCAGACGGCACTGCTGTTCGCCGCGCGCGGCTGGTACGTCGGCCTGGCCGACATCGACGCCGAGGGGCTGGCGCAACTGGCGCGCGAGATCGGCGCGGACCACTGCCACACGCTGGCGCTCGACGTGACCGATGTTCCGCAGTACCGCGCCGCCATCGACGCCTTCACCCGCTGGACGGGCGGCAGGCTCGATGTCCTTTTCAACAACGCCGGCATCCTGCGCATGGGCCGCAACGAGGACATTCCGCTGGCGCAGCAGCACCTGACGCTGGACATCAACGTCAAGGGCGTGCTCAACGGCATCCATTGCGCGCTGCCGGCGCTGCGCGCCACGCCGGGCGCGCACATCGTGACCATGTGCTCGACCTCGGCCCTCTATGGCATGCCGGAGCTGGCGGTGTATTCCGCCAGCAAGCATGCCGTGCATGGGCTGACGGAGGCGCTGGATCTCGAACTGGAGCGCTACGGCATCACTGTGAGCGACGTCATGGCGCCCTACGTCAACACACCCATGGTCACGGCGGCCGCGACGCAGGCGCACAGCGTGCGCTCCACCGGCGTCAACGTGCAGCCGCAGCAGGTGGCCGAAGTGGTGTGGAAGGCCGCGCACGGCCGCAAGCGCCACTGGAAGGTCCACTACCTGACCCATGTGCTGGCGGCGGCCTTCGCGCTGCTGCCGCCGCTGCGCCGGCCGGTCGTCAAGGCCCTTTGCCTGGGGCGGTAA